Proteins encoded together in one Anaerotignum faecicola window:
- a CDS encoding amidohydrolase yields MLFENISYLNESFEVIKNTNILVEHDLISYIGKETPRSYNGRRLDGKNKLLMPGFVNTHCHVPMTIFRSLGGNLPLDKWLENFIFPFEAKLTEKAVYTGSLIGISEMIKSGVTSFNNMYYFSETICSAIDESGIKANIAMEGLSFDDSINNKYTCNKDDAINFFKNYNNSCGGRIKTDLSIHSEYTGNPQKAEMIGALARELNTGIQLHLSETEKETKDCILRHGKTPPQYFESLGVFDNHVTAAHCVYINDDDIEILKNKNVTVSHCPLSNLKLGSGICDISKLINKGINVTIGTDGAASNDNLNFLEDIKMSALLAKGIHKDASMISSEDIIKAATVNGALSQRRYDTGVIAPGKKADLFVMDFSGINLLPGNDFLNGLIYASLPENIILTMADGKILYENGVFTGIDIEKLKYEAIGILGEIK; encoded by the coding sequence ATGCTGTTTGAAAACATTAGTTATCTGAACGAAAGCTTTGAAGTAATAAAAAATACAAATATACTTGTTGAGCATGATTTAATTTCTTATATAGGCAAAGAAACGCCGCGCAGTTACAACGGACGCAGATTAGACGGTAAAAATAAATTGCTTATGCCCGGTTTTGTAAACACTCACTGCCATGTTCCAATGACAATATTCAGAAGTCTTGGCGGTAATCTGCCTTTAGACAAATGGCTTGAAAATTTTATATTCCCTTTTGAAGCAAAGCTTACGGAAAAAGCCGTGTACACAGGCTCTCTTATTGGTATTTCAGAAATGATAAAAAGCGGCGTAACATCCTTTAACAATATGTATTATTTCAGCGAAACTATTTGCAGCGCAATAGATGAGAGCGGTATAAAAGCAAATATTGCCATGGAAGGCCTTTCTTTTGACGACTCTATCAATAACAAATATACCTGCAATAAAGACGATGCAATAAACTTTTTCAAAAATTACAATAATTCATGCGGCGGAAGAATTAAAACCGATCTTTCAATACATTCGGAATATACGGGAAACCCTCAAAAGGCCGAAATGATAGGCGCGCTTGCCCGCGAATTAAATACGGGAATTCAGCTTCATTTAAGCGAAACCGAAAAAGAAACAAAAGACTGTATCTTAAGGCATGGAAAAACCCCGCCGCAGTATTTTGAAAGCCTCGGCGTTTTTGATAACCACGTTACAGCGGCCCACTGCGTATATATAAACGATGATGACATTGAAATATTAAAAAATAAAAACGTAACCGTTTCACATTGCCCATTAAGCAATCTAAAGCTTGGAAGCGGAATTTGCGACATTTCAAAGCTGATTAATAAAGGGATTAACGTAACCATAGGAACAGACGGAGCGGCGTCAAACGATAACCTTAACTTCCTTGAAGATATAAAAATGTCGGCGCTTTTAGCAAAAGGCATCCATAAGGACGCGTCCATGATAAGCTCTGAAGATATAATAAAAGCCGCGACAGTAAACGGCGCGCTGTCGCAGCGCCGCTATGACACAGGCGTAATTGCACCCGGAAAGAAAGCGGATTTATTTGTCATGGATTTCAGCGGCATTAACCTTCTGCCGGGGAATGATTTTCTTAACGGCCTTATATACGCTTCACTTCCGGAAAATATAATTTTGACAATGGCAGACGGAAAAATACTATATGAAAACGGTGTTTTTACGGGAATTGACATAGAAAAACTCAAATATGAAGCTATAGGAATACTAGGAGAAATTAAATAA
- the lspA gene encoding signal peptidase II — protein sequence MVYLIINFLIISVDQLTKRLVKKKLGINEKHEVIKNRFYIWHKKNTGISFSVFSGHIKAISTATAVLTVIGYILFIIMLPVKGIKSLKTGFSFLLAGAAGNLIDRLRDMEVTDFLYIKAKSAPIFNIADIFLIIGSVISALSLKSE from the coding sequence GTGGTATATTTAATTATAAACTTTTTAATAATATCTGTAGACCAATTAACAAAAAGGTTAGTTAAGAAAAAGCTTGGCATTAATGAAAAGCATGAGGTTATAAAAAACAGGTTTTATATATGGCACAAAAAAAATACGGGGATTTCTTTCAGCGTATTCAGCGGCCATATTAAAGCAATTTCAACTGCAACAGCCGTTCTAACCGTTATCGGATATATATTATTCATTATTATGCTGCCGGTTAAGGGAATTAAAAGCCTTAAAACAGGATTTTCTTTTCTTCTGGCGGGAGCGGCGGGAAATTTAATTGATCGTCTGCGCGATATGGAAGTGACGGATTTTTTGTACATTAAAGCAAAATCCGCGCCGATATTTAATATAGCTGATATTTTTCTTATTATTGGTTCTGTGATTTCGGCTTTAAGTTTAAAGTCTGAATAG
- the fba gene encoding class II fructose-1,6-bisphosphate aldolase — MALVTTKKMFEKAFEGKYSIGAFNINNMEIIQAVVEAAKKHNSAVILQVSKSALKYAHPAYLKAMVEAAVAETGLDIALHLDHGADFEICKECIEAGFTSVMFDGSHFDYEENVAKTKEIVDYAHSKGVVVEAELGKLAGVEDEVKVSAEGATYTDPDQAVDFVKRTGVDSLAIAIGTSHGAYKFKGEAKLDFDRLKTITEKLEAAGFHNYPIVLHGASSVDQNAVETCNKYGGQIKGAKGIPVEMLRKASEMAVCKINMDTDIRLAMTAAIRKSLSEKPEAFDPRGYLGAAREDITAMVERKITDVLGSTDSMK; from the coding sequence ATGGCTTTAGTAACAACAAAAAAAATGTTTGAAAAAGCATTTGAAGGCAAATACTCAATCGGCGCTTTCAATATCAACAACATGGAAATTATACAGGCTGTTGTCGAAGCGGCGAAGAAACACAATTCTGCCGTCATACTACAGGTTTCAAAAAGCGCACTCAAATATGCCCACCCTGCTTATTTAAAAGCAATGGTTGAAGCGGCCGTTGCCGAAACAGGGCTTGACATTGCTCTGCACTTAGATCATGGCGCCGATTTTGAAATATGCAAGGAATGTATTGAAGCAGGCTTTACATCAGTAATGTTTGACGGTTCACACTTTGACTATGAAGAGAATGTTGCAAAGACAAAAGAAATAGTAGATTATGCACATTCAAAAGGCGTCGTAGTCGAGGCTGAATTGGGAAAACTCGCCGGCGTTGAAGATGAAGTTAAAGTTTCCGCCGAAGGGGCGACATATACCGATCCGGATCAGGCTGTGGACTTTGTAAAACGCACAGGCGTAGACTCCCTTGCTATCGCAATAGGCACAAGCCATGGCGCGTATAAATTTAAAGGCGAAGCAAAACTTGATTTTGACAGGCTTAAAACGATTACCGAAAAGCTTGAAGCCGCCGGTTTCCATAACTACCCTATCGTTCTTCACGGCGCATCGTCAGTTGACCAAAACGCCGTTGAAACATGTAATAAATACGGCGGTCAAATTAAAGGCGCAAAAGGCATACCGGTTGAAATGCTGAGAAAAGCAAGCGAAATGGCAGTCTGCAAGATAAACATGGATACGGACATCCGCCTTGCCATGACGGCCGCTATTAGGAAATCCCTTTCCGAAAAGCCTGAAGCCTTTGACCCTCGCGGTTATCTTGGCGCCGCAAGGGAAGATATTACCGCTATGGTTGAAAGAAAAATCACAGATGTGCTTGGCTCCACAGATTCAATGAAATAA
- a CDS encoding helix-turn-helix transcriptional regulator has protein sequence MKNLKLKAARAAMDLSQEQLADAVGVTRQTIGMIEAGKYNPTLNLCIAICKTLNKTLDELFWEED, from the coding sequence TTGAAAAACCTGAAACTTAAGGCCGCAAGGGCGGCGATGGATTTATCGCAGGAACAGCTTGCAGATGCAGTCGGCGTTACGCGGCAGACTATAGGAATGATAGAAGCCGGAAAGTATAACCCGACGCTTAACCTTTGCATTGCTATCTGCAAAACTCTTAATAAAACATTGGACGAACTTTTTTGGGAGGAGGATTAA
- the rmuC gene encoding DNA recombination protein RmuC, with product MDYIIIGLLIAAIICIILVLAAVKKNNGNSEIERLEGIKRDIGESQRILRQELSDTTHRSISVLGDTVAAREKEANDAQTEKIEAMNKSISEKQIAFQNAVNAQLSRQEERFKTFAVENEQKLEAIRSAVEKRLELIQRDNNSKLEQMRVTVDEKLQHTLEERMTQSFKLVNDRLEQVYKGLGEMQTLAVGVGDLKKVLSNVKSRGILGEIQLGAILEEILSPEQYMVNVATKKGSKNVVEFAVKIPTEDDNIIFLPIDSKFPGDTYGALRDAYESGNKDEIDNCAKQLISTIKSEAKDIRDKYIDPPNTTEFAIMFLPFEGLYSEVVNRGMVETLQREYKVNIAGPSTMAALLNSLQMGFRTFAIQKRSTEVWKVLGAVKTEFDKFDKVLADTQKRIEQANNELDKLIGTRSRLIRSKLKNVESLTELEAKAVLGTDDTIIDEE from the coding sequence ATGGATTATATAATAATCGGTCTTTTGATAGCGGCAATAATATGTATAATACTTGTTTTGGCAGCCGTTAAAAAGAATAATGGAAACAGTGAGATTGAACGTCTTGAAGGCATAAAAAGGGATATAGGCGAGAGCCAGCGGATCTTAAGACAAGAGTTAAGCGATACTACCCATCGTTCAATAAGCGTGTTGGGAGATACAGTAGCCGCTAGGGAAAAAGAAGCAAATGACGCCCAGACTGAAAAAATAGAAGCAATGAATAAAAGCATAAGCGAGAAACAGATAGCGTTTCAAAATGCCGTCAATGCACAGCTTTCAAGACAGGAAGAACGTTTTAAAACATTTGCCGTGGAAAACGAACAAAAACTTGAAGCAATAAGAAGCGCTGTTGAGAAAAGGCTTGAGCTTATACAGCGTGATAATAACAGCAAGCTTGAACAAATGAGGGTTACTGTTGACGAAAAGTTGCAGCATACGCTTGAGGAGAGAATGACGCAGTCGTTTAAACTTGTTAATGACAGATTGGAACAAGTTTATAAAGGACTTGGAGAAATGCAGACGCTTGCCGTTGGGGTTGGGGATTTAAAAAAAGTTCTCAGTAATGTTAAATCAAGGGGAATTTTAGGTGAAATACAGCTGGGCGCAATATTAGAGGAAATATTATCGCCTGAACAGTATATGGTCAATGTGGCAACGAAAAAAGGAAGTAAAAATGTTGTTGAATTTGCCGTTAAAATACCGACGGAAGATGATAATATAATATTCCTGCCCATAGATTCTAAATTTCCGGGCGATACATACGGCGCGTTGAGGGACGCGTACGAAAGCGGCAATAAGGATGAAATCGATAATTGCGCTAAGCAGTTAATATCAACAATAAAATCAGAAGCAAAAGATATACGGGATAAATATATTGATCCTCCCAATACAACGGAATTTGCAATAATGTTCCTTCCTTTTGAAGGGCTTTATTCAGAGGTTGTAAACCGTGGAATGGTTGAAACGCTTCAAAGGGAATATAAGGTTAATATAGCGGGCCCGAGTACAATGGCGGCACTTTTAAACAGCCTGCAAATGGGATTTAGGACGTTTGCAATTCAAAAAAGGAGCACGGAAGTTTGGAAGGTGCTGGGAGCTGTTAAAACAGAGTTTGACAAGTTTGACAAGGTTTTGGCTGATACGCAGAAAAGGATTGAACAGGCGAACAACGAGCTTGATAAACTTATCGGCACGAGATCAAGGCTTATAAGGAGTAAGCTTAAAAATGTTGAAAGCCTTACAGAGCTTGAAGCTAAAGCCGTTTTAGGAACGGACGATACAATAATAGATGAGGAGTAG
- a CDS encoding MBL fold metallo-hydrolase codes for MNFLNKFKVFIVFLISFLITSCSVNASDENVQSTAIPANGTLEVHYIDVGQADCSLIKLPDGYNVLIDSGNRGDNEYITEYLKNQGVSHIDVAIGTHHHEDHIGSMRNILANFDVDKILLPEGDFDSMVYTNMLYAIEENEVEEIRPTDDYSFTLGSAQFLVIPPKSDYNGDPNNISLVCKMDYGSRSFLFTGDIEQERESDILSGGYDLNSDVLKVAHHGSRTSSSEEFLRAVSPEVAVIQVGEGNDYGLPNDETLEKLSDLGAKVYRNDYLGDIVVRTDGETIEVDYGGNNDIIEVDGGQDNGTSNIKKTETPTPESGGTESDADIPENSGVSSQESSDTNVSGACYIGNKNTKVFHSPSCGSLPNDENRVYFESREEAEESGFRGHKNCVE; via the coding sequence ATGAATTTTTTAAATAAATTTAAAGTTTTTATTGTTTTTTTAATATCTTTTTTGATTACGTCATGTTCGGTTAACGCTTCTGATGAAAATGTTCAAAGTACGGCAATACCTGCAAACGGCACTCTTGAAGTTCATTATATAGACGTTGGACAGGCGGACTGTTCGCTTATAAAACTTCCCGACGGTTATAACGTGCTTATAGATTCAGGCAACAGGGGCGATAACGAATATATAACAGAATATTTAAAAAATCAAGGCGTAAGCCATATTGATGTCGCTATAGGGACTCATCATCATGAAGATCATATAGGTTCTATGAGAAATATACTGGCAAACTTTGATGTTGACAAAATTCTTTTGCCGGAGGGCGATTTTGATTCTATGGTATATACAAATATGCTGTATGCCATAGAGGAAAATGAAGTTGAAGAAATACGCCCGACGGACGATTACAGTTTTACTTTGGGAAGCGCGCAGTTTCTTGTTATACCGCCAAAGAGCGATTATAACGGTGATCCGAATAATATTTCGTTGGTATGCAAAATGGATTACGGCAGCAGAAGTTTCCTTTTTACCGGGGACATTGAACAGGAACGCGAAAGCGATATTTTAAGTGGCGGATATGATTTAAATTCCGATGTGCTTAAAGTTGCCCACCATGGTTCGCGTACTTCTTCAAGCGAAGAATTTTTGAGAGCCGTAAGTCCTGAAGTGGCCGTTATACAGGTTGGGGAAGGAAACGATTACGGGCTTCCGAATGACGAAACGCTGGAAAAGCTGAGCGATTTAGGAGCGAAAGTTTACAGGAACGATTATCTCGGAGATATTGTTGTCAGGACTGACGGGGAGACCATTGAAGTGGATTATGGCGGAAATAACGATATTATAGAAGTTGACGGCGGGCAAGACAATGGAACTTCAAATATTAAGAAAACAGAAACTCCGACGCCCGAAAGCGGCGGAACAGAAAGTGATGCAGATATTCCGGAAAACAGCGGAGTTTCATCTCAGGAAAGTTCGGATACCAACGTCAGCGGGGCTTGCTATATTGGAAATAAAAATACCAAAGTATTTCATTCGCCATCATGCGGTTCACTGCCCAACGATGAAAACAGGGTTTATTTTGAAAGCCGTGAAGAAGCTGAGGAAAGCGGATTCAGGGGACATAAAAACTGTGTAGAATAA
- a CDS encoding 1-acyl-sn-glycerol-3-phosphate acyltransferase — protein MFRTIKFYIKALGAVIALVPLRFKAKLILRAKGRKAADEYIYKVVHWWAGGRVRDTGANVIVHNPENLPKDGNYLFVSNHQSNFDFAMLLDEIEIPVGFIAKIELKKLPIIKGWMDSIHCLFMDRSDMKQQLKIILEGIELLKSGHSLIIFPEGTRSRDGKIQEFKAGSFKLATKSKVPIIPLTIIGAADVLENNNYIIAPADVHLYVHKKIDVASLGKEELSKLHSTVQEIIEGPMK, from the coding sequence ATGTTTAGGACAATTAAGTTTTATATAAAAGCCCTTGGGGCCGTAATTGCTTTAGTACCGCTTAGATTCAAAGCTAAGTTGATATTGAGGGCAAAGGGCAGGAAAGCGGCGGATGAATATATTTATAAGGTTGTACACTGGTGGGCAGGGGGAAGGGTAAGGGACACAGGGGCAAACGTAATTGTCCATAATCCCGAAAATCTTCCGAAAGACGGAAACTATCTGTTTGTAAGCAATCATCAAAGCAATTTTGATTTTGCAATGCTTTTGGATGAAATAGAAATTCCCGTTGGGTTTATTGCAAAAATTGAACTGAAAAAATTGCCGATTATTAAAGGCTGGATGGACAGCATACACTGCCTTTTTATGGATAGAAGCGATATGAAACAGCAGCTCAAAATTATACTTGAAGGCATTGAACTTTTAAAAAGCGGACATTCCCTAATAATTTTTCCGGAAGGGACAAGAAGCAGGGACGGGAAAATACAGGAATTTAAGGCGGGAAGTTTTAAACTTGCCACAAAGTCCAAAGTTCCTATAATACCTCTTACTATTATCGGAGCGGCGGATGTGCTTGAAAACAATAATTATATAATTGCTCCGGCGGACGTACATTTATATGTGCACAAAAAAATAGACGTGGCCTCATTAGGAAAAGAGGAATTATCAAAACTTCATTCAACTGTGCAGGAAATAATTGAAGGACCGATGAAATGA
- a CDS encoding LysM peptidoglycan-binding domain-containing protein, whose translation MKLSKRAAALGLTAVMALGCAPLAMAGEYVVKKGDNLSKIAPAFNTTWRVLAEMNGLVNPNLIYPDQVLKVPDLEKPAEETVPAETIKPAEPVKEEKPAEETKETEEAKETEAILTGLEVNDITLTGNSISPKFESLVNEYTFNVQSDIYGVKVTPSAPEGSVVTVDGEEVESGSDVIVKLPDGYEDYDAEVKQEIEITVANGDVSNTYTVNVVRAEDNDAYALFEEKEYVDEETGVTMPYEIYVPSNYDASKKYPVVFALHGSGQRSQSLDMVLKRYQMATVWAKDSEAGINECIVLAPQCASKDDSDNWTTLMTYRSGEAENAFQMTDYSVAAYNLLEKTMEEYSVDKDRIYMTGLSAGGFATYAIAIAHPDTFAALVPVCGGADPEKVSALKGIPMWIFHAADDPTVAPDEFLYPTLEALDAAKVEYKSTIYPEGSVFTPSAHFSWVPAYADEDMRNWLFEQSK comes from the coding sequence ATGAAATTATCGAAAAGGGCGGCCGCTTTAGGCTTAACGGCTGTTATGGCTCTCGGTTGCGCTCCGCTTGCAATGGCAGGGGAATATGTTGTTAAAAAAGGGGATAACTTATCCAAAATAGCTCCTGCTTTTAATACAACATGGAGAGTTCTTGCAGAAATGAACGGATTGGTTAACCCAAATCTTATCTACCCTGATCAGGTATTAAAAGTGCCGGATTTGGAAAAACCAGCTGAAGAAACAGTACCGGCTGAAACGATCAAACCGGCTGAGCCTGTAAAAGAAGAAAAACCTGCCGAGGAAACTAAGGAAACGGAAGAAGCAAAAGAAACGGAAGCCATCCTTACAGGACTTGAAGTTAATGATATAACATTAACCGGCAACAGCATATCTCCGAAATTCGAATCTCTTGTTAATGAATATACATTTAATGTTCAAAGCGACATTTACGGAGTGAAGGTTACGCCTTCCGCGCCTGAAGGTTCGGTAGTGACTGTTGACGGTGAAGAAGTTGAAAGCGGTTCGGACGTTATTGTTAAGCTTCCTGACGGATATGAGGACTATGACGCGGAAGTTAAGCAGGAAATTGAAATAACCGTTGCAAACGGCGATGTTTCAAATACATACACGGTTAATGTCGTAAGAGCCGAAGACAACGACGCATATGCGCTTTTTGAAGAGAAAGAATATGTTGACGAAGAAACAGGCGTAACTATGCCTTATGAAATCTATGTTCCTTCAAATTATGACGCTTCTAAGAAATATCCTGTTGTATTTGCCCTTCATGGTTCAGGACAGCGTTCACAGTCGCTTGACATGGTGTTAAAGAGATATCAGATGGCTACTGTTTGGGCTAAGGACAGCGAAGCCGGAATAAACGAATGTATTGTTCTTGCGCCTCAGTGTGCAAGCAAGGACGACAGCGATAACTGGACGACTTTAATGACATACAGATCAGGAGAAGCTGAAAACGCTTTCCAGATGACTGATTACAGTGTTGCCGCTTATAATCTCCTTGAAAAAACAATGGAAGAATACTCTGTTGATAAAGACAGGATTTATATGACGGGATTGTCGGCAGGCGGTTTTGCTACATATGCGATAGCTATTGCGCACCCTGATACATTTGCGGCATTAGTTCCTGTTTGCGGAGGCGCAGATCCTGAAAAAGTTTCAGCGCTTAAAGGAATTCCTATGTGGATATTCCATGCGGCAGATGATCCGACTGTAGCTCCTGATGAATTTTTATATCCTACACTTGAAGCGCTTGATGCTGCAAAGGTTGAATATAAATCGACAATTTATCCGGAAGGTTCAGTGTTCACACCTTCAGCGCATTTCTCATGGGTTCCTGCCTACGCTGACGAAGATATGAGAAATTGGTTGTTTGAGCAGTCTAAATAA